The Methylomonas sp. UP202 DNA window CAAGTCAAACCGATCAGTTACCTGAAAGCCAACGCCGCCGAAGTGCTGTTAAAACTGGCCGAATGCCGCGAGCCTTTAGTCATTACCCAAAACGGCGAAGCCAAAGCTGTGTTGCAGGACGTGGCCTCCTACGAGGAAACCCAGGAAACCCTGGCCTTATTGAAAATATTGGCCTTAGGCAACCGGGAAATCGAGAGCGGCAACGTCAAACCCGTGACCGAAGTCGCCGCCCGACTTCGCGCGAAAAAGACGAACGGCTAATGCCCGAAGCATCCTATCAAGTGCTGCTGACTCGCGGTGCCGAGCAGGATTTGGAAAGCCTGTACGATTACATCGCCGAATTCGATACACCGGCCAATGCCGACGCCGTCTTGGACAAGTTGTTGCAAACGCTGGACGATTTGGCGAGTTTCCCGGAACGCGGCAACTTCCCGAAAGAGCTTGCGGCCTTAGGCATACAGGAATATCGCCAAGTCTTCTTCAAACCCTACCGCGTCATCTATCGCATCATAGCCCGACGAGTCTATGTATATCTGATCGCCAATGGCCGGCGGGACATGCAGGCTTTGCTGGCGCGGCGGTTGCTCGGTGGATAAGCCGATTTAGATCATGGATGCTTTATGGGGCCGACCCTTGCCGACCTGTAGCTGATATTCTATGGCTGTGTTTCTTCCGTAACTGACGGCGGTTGAAAGTCTGTCAAGTTAGCTATCGGTGCATGATTGCAAGAGTTACCCACGATTTACTCGTAGGGTGCGGTGAGTTTACGAACCGCACCAATCGCGAATGATGCGGTGCATGTTGTTTACCGCATCCTACGGGCCTTCAACCAATTACAACAGAATCACTAGCGGCAGAATTCCAAAGTCTAATTCGAGTTAAAAGCTCTTCATCCAAGTTATCACAAAAATCTACTATTCGGCAGCGATCAAACATGAGACCAGCGTAAAGTAAACTGGAACTCCATCGGGCTCGATTAATAGCTTCGGAAATACAAAAAGCCTTCATCGGATTCAACAAATATCTTTTTTGGCGAGTCCATCGAGCTAAAAATGCATCGGGCTGTAATTGGGTCATAAGCCCTTCCCAATTAGAGCCTGTCTTACATTGACCGAAAATAACTAATTGCCCCGGCTTTTTATCTGCAAAAGGTATCCAGGCAACTGCGTCAAGCTTGTCGTCTTTAGCTTGGGCTAAGCCTTCATCTATGTTCTCGTAACGTCCGCCTTCACCTAACTTCTGGCAAAGATGATTTATTTTGTCTTCAAAACTGCCGCTTGCAGCAGTGCCAAAGACTAAAGAGTTGGCACGATTTGCTCCAAGGTAATTCTTTAAGACTGAGGCGGAAATTTCTTCGAGTAACGTAGTGCCGTCAATTTCATCGTGAACACGTTGTGTCTTCATGTTTAGCCGAGTACTTAAAAGTAGGTAACGATATACATCGGATCGATGACTTTCTTGGTCAGTTTTATAGCGCAAAACTGTTCCATCAAGGTCCAATTCGAAAGGGTAACCCTCTCCACAAGCCTTTTGCCGACGCTCGATCTCGTTCATGACTTCGTCGAGTCCATCGGCATTTTCGTCGTCGTTATCATCACACCCAATATTATGATCGTTATCATCAAGACGACCGAGATAGGCGATGATTTCCCGGGCCGATGTTGAATTTCTCTTCCAAGCCACCAGCTCGGCAAAATCGGCTAGCTCGTTAGATTCCGCTCGCGCTGACGGCAAGTTCGGCAGCTTGAACATATTAATTTTCCGTTAATCTGGATTTCTTCTCTTTCGGGTTACGTTTCCGTTCCATTTCCGTATAAATATCATCGGCGATATTAGCAATACTGCCGGCAATTCTGAGTAACGCTTCCGAATTGTCGTATCCAGTCGTGAGCGTCGCGCGAGCATTTGTCAATTCGCGTTTTGCCGCCAATAAAGCTTCTTCGAATAATGCCGTCGGTGGTCGACTAATTTCAAATGCCTTTGATAATTCAACACCAGACCGTAATGCGGCAATTGCTTCCCTGCTAGAGAGGACAGCATTCAGTCGTCTAAGATCGGGATTTTGAGATTCTACTACCGGTGGGGTTTGACGATTTTTACTACCGTAAAGCCAAGTGCAAAACTCTCCTAGTTCATTCAATTTATCCAATGGAACAGGGGTACTTGTTTCGCTCTCTTTGGGTGCAATATTCAAAAAAGCCCCAATACCTTCATAATCGAGCCCGGTATAGAGATGAGAAAAAGCCAAGCGCTGCCTAAAGCGATCTTCACGGTGATAAACCTTGGCCTGCTCGGCTTGCTCCAGCACCATCAAACCTCGAAATAGCCGTTGAACTGTATTGTGTCTGTCGCCAATTTGATTTGCGATGTCGGCCAATGGTATTTGGTATTCACGATGCACTTCGGCGATATAAGCAGCCTTGGCATAACTGCTCCATTTCGCCGGTCCATTTACATGCTTAAATCCTAAAAAGCGCCATGAATCCTTCCGATCCGACTTGATGGCCGGTAGAGAACCTAGGGTTTTTCTTGTTTCACTAGATAATTTCGGAATATCCCAACCGTTATCAGCTGCAAGCTCAGGATTCAATAAAACCTTTACTGCCGCCAAGCGGCGGTTTCCCTCGATAACGATATTCTTGTCCTGCTCGTGCGCGACAATGAGAGCCTCATGAGGAAAAAAACCGCTTGCGGCAATCGATTGCACCAATTCTCGAACATCCATCGCATCCCAAAGAATTTTTAGAATATCGGACTCTAATGTATTAGCATCTATTCCGTATTCAGATAATCTTGGATTGCGATGATCAAAATGCAAATCTTCGGTAGGTATTAAAGTGATACGGGTATCTGAATTCATAAGATCAACCTTCTATGCAATTCGAAATTAACGATTCTTGACCACAGATTCTACAAGACCTGGGTAACGAGATATGATGTGGGGCGATAATCAATTCTCTAGCCGTCCTTTTCTTTTGAAGCGAATAACGGATAGGTAACATAAAAATTTGCTGTTTTGCATATAGATTTCGAACTAAGTCGGTATCGTCGTAAGACATAATCCAAGGTAATGCCCGCTGATTTCGCAGATAGCTTGCAATTTGGGCATGATCTTTTGGTTCATAAGCATTAAGATATAGTCTCTGTCCTTTGTTTACATAGGGTGGATCAAGGTAAACAAAACCAGGATTTTTGTTAATGTTTTTAGGTAAACGCCTATTCAAAAAATCAACTGCATCCATATTTGTAACTAAAACTCGTTCCTTCAATCTCGCTAAAATCAAAAATCGTTCGGCCAGAGCCTCTCGATTAAATCTCACATTTAATCGCCATTTTCCATTTTGCTGATACCCACCAATAGGGCCAGCGCCAGTTAACACCCCAGATCGATTACAACGATTCATATAAAACGCGGAAAAACCGACATCAAATTGAGCATAATTATCTGGGTTTGTGCATATATCTTTTTGTTTATACCATTCCTCAATAGTCAAAGGTATTGATAGTATTTTTTCGACGAAGCGTTCGGTTTCGCTTAAGGCGTATTTCCAAAAATAATAAATTCGATTATCAGCGTCATTAATTGATATTTTTGAAACGACATCGCTTCGTAACAAATTTATTGCGGCACCAGCCCCCCCAGCATAAGGTTCGAAATAATCGCAATTCCTCAAATCATTTAAGTCAATAACATTCGCTAAAAAATCTGAAAGACTGCCCTTGCCTCCTGGATAGCGTAACGGGCTA harbors:
- a CDS encoding type II toxin-antitoxin system Phd/YefM family antitoxin is translated as MRYSSQVKPISYLKANAAEVLLKLAECREPLVITQNGEAKAVLQDVASYEETQETLALLKILALGNREIESGNVKPVTEVAARLRAKKTNG
- a CDS encoding type II toxin-antitoxin system RelE/ParE family toxin — translated: MPEASYQVLLTRGAEQDLESLYDYIAEFDTPANADAVLDKLLQTLDDLASFPERGNFPKELAALGIQEYRQVFFKPYRVIYRIIARRVYVYLIANGRRDMQALLARRLLGG
- a CDS encoding DNA adenine methylase, translating into MKFTSPLRYPGGKGSLSDFLANVIDLNDLRNCDYFEPYAGGAGAAINLLRSDVVSKISINDADNRIYYFWKYALSETERFVEKILSIPLTIEEWYKQKDICTNPDNYAQFDVGFSAFYMNRCNRSGVLTGAGPIGGYQQNGKWRLNVRFNREALAERFLILARLKERVLVTNMDAVDFLNRRLPKNINKNPGFVYLDPPYVNKGQRLYLNAYEPKDHAQIASYLRNQRALPWIMSYDDTDLVRNLYAKQQIFMLPIRYSLQKKRTARELIIAPHHISLPRSCRICGQESLISNCIEG